A segment of the Puniceicoccaceae bacterium genome:
CGGATTTGCATGGAAAAATGCATGGAAGGTGCAACTCAGGAAGGAACGGATTGGAAAGACGCGAAAATCGGGTGGCCTATTCAACCCACGCGGATGTCTTTGACCAGTTCGGCTGAGCGAACGGGATCATCGGTGGAAATGGAGGCGAGGGCCTCGCCATCGTGGTTGTTGATGACGCGCAGGCTGTGGATGTTGATTCCTGCATCTTTGAAACGGCGCGCCAGTTCGGCGAGGGAGCCCGGTTTATCCTTCAGACGAACGAGGATGGCGTTGTCGCGCACGAGCCGGTAGTCGCTGCGCTGGAGTAGATCGATCGCGTCGTGGTAGCGATCGACGGAGAGGATGAGGACACCGGTATTGCCGATGGTTTCGGCGTCGATCGAATCGATGTTGATGCCGTGGGCGGCGAGCCGCTCGGATACGTCGGCGACCACACCGGGGGAATCATCGACGTAGAGAGCGATTTGCCGCATCACGTTGGATTGGGGAGCCTCCCGCAGGTCATCGACCAAGTGATCGATCATGGCCTTGTCCACATGGGGCATGGTGATGATGTGGCCGATGTCTTCCTGCACGGCGATCTGCCATTTTTCCAGCACGGCTGGAGCCGGACGGGGGAAGACGACGGTGATGGCGTGCGGATTGCGCCAGGCGTCGATGCCTGCTGCCCGCATGCGGGAGACGGCGTAGTCGGCCATTTCAAAACAGCCCTGCACCATGTCGCGAAAGGCCTCGTGGGACTTGCTGCGCAGGGCATACCAGAGCAGTAGCGGAGAGAATCCATTAAATGATAGGAATTTGCTTTTCGGGGCGTCAGCCCCGGAGGTGGGGGTTAAAATGATAGGAATTTGCTTTTCGGGGCGTCAGCCCCGGAGGTGGGGGTTAAATGATAGGAATTTGCTTTTCGGGGCGTCAGCCCCGGAGGTGGGGGTTAAAGGGGGAGGAGGGAAAATTTGACTCATTTTTCTAAAATTACGGGATGGAGAGAAGCTGCGCGACAACTATTTCGAATCGAAAGGCTACGATTCTGTTCCAAGGAGTCAATTTCAAAGGGATATGGGCTGAAAAATCCGGAAATCTGTACAGCAGGAGAAATCGAAGTCCGGATCCGCCTGAGGCGGACAGGGATCGGATATCGAAGATCGAGGTTTTGAAAAGGATCAATCTGTCCAGAATATGGGCTCGGAATCGTAAGGGAAGGGATCGGTGTCTTCCAAGACCAATAGGAGATTGTTGTCGAGTTGGATGGAGCCCGCCGCCACGCTGCGCTTAATTTCAAATTCTTGATTTGAGATTTGAGAGGAGCGAAACTGGGAGTGACGTTCGTGGTGGGGATCAAATCGGCGGGAGTCGGGCATCAAGGCTCTCGCAGTTTCGGATTCCAAGTCGATTACGGTGCCATCAAGCGCATCCACCATCCAACGCACTGTGGAAGGTGGTGCGCGCCCATAGTCCAAGAGGAACAAGAACGTCACGGATAGCGCCGAGTGTCTGAATGGTGGATATGACTTTCATGGATCCACGACAGCAAGGACACAGCAGGGGATCGTAGCCCCAAATATCCATGATTCGGGTGCGCCACATGCGCTTTCTGCGAGAGAGATTTTTCGAGGTAATGGATGCTGACTTTGAATCATTTGATGGTGGGGTTGAGCATGTGGTACGGGCTTTTTTGCGCATACCGCGCGATTTGTTGCTGTAATAGCCGTAGTAGCGGATGGTTTGAAAGGATTTGGGTGGAATGTGCTCGGAAAGGGCGGCGATGAAGTCTGGTCCCGAATAAACCTCAAAATTGCGTTTGGTTTTCCAACTA
Coding sequences within it:
- a CDS encoding ACT domain-containing protein — protein: MADYAVSRMRAAGIDAWRNPHAITVVFPRPAPAVLEKWQIAVQEDIGHIITMPHVDKAMIDHLVDDLREAPQSNVMRQIALYVDDSPGVVADVSERLAAHGINIDSIDAETIGNTGVLILSVDRYHDAIDLLQRSDYRLVRDNAILVRLKDKPGSLAELARRFKDAGINIHSLRVINNHDGEALASISTDDPVRSAELVKDIRVG